In a genomic window of Flavobacterium sp. KACC 22761:
- a CDS encoding FKBP-type peptidyl-prolyl cis-trans isomerase → MKKLLATLFTLTLFISCTSSDKNIDTTPPKDYSAENDKEITDYLTKNNLTATKSSTGLYYIINEPGTGAQPTAASKVTVAYKGYFTNGNVFDQSNASGITFSLSEVIKGWTEGITYFKEGGSGILLIPSNLAYGSYARPGIPAGSVLLFDVKLIAVSK, encoded by the coding sequence ATGAAAAAATTATTAGCCACATTATTTACATTAACACTTTTTATTTCTTGTACAAGCTCTGATAAAAACATTGACACAACTCCTCCAAAGGATTATTCTGCAGAAAATGATAAAGAAATCACCGATTATCTAACCAAAAATAATTTGACTGCAACAAAAAGCAGCACAGGTTTATACTATATCATCAACGAACCTGGTACTGGTGCGCAACCAACTGCAGCTTCTAAAGTTACTGTGGCTTACAAAGGATATTTTACAAATGGAAATGTCTTTGATCAAAGTAATGCTAGCGGCATTACATTTTCACTTTCTGAAGTAATTAAAGGCTGGACTGAAGGAATTACTTATTTTAAAGAAGGCGGAAGCGGCATTCTACTTATTCCTTCGAATTTAGCGTACGGAAGCTATGCGCGTCCTGGAATACCAGCTGGATCAGTACTCCTTTTTGATGTAAAATTAATTGCAGTAAGTAAATAA
- a CDS encoding class I SAM-dependent methyltransferase: MLFQIKSYLKFLWKSKNEHAVHSPFVFNLLTKCFYDKKLKPEYNILEKYRKSLLENQNFIEVTDFGAGSRVFKSNRRQISKIAKTAGISSKRAELLFRVANYFQPKNVLEIGTSLGLATAALALGSQSLGTKGKVITIEGCPNTANIAQNQLNEFDCNNVESVISEFESFLISENLQSSIYDLIYFDGNHSKNATLEYFELLLPTINNDSVWIFDDIHWSEDMEEAWEMIKNHPKVKVTIDTFQWGFVFFRHEQPKEHFIIRA; this comes from the coding sequence ATGCTTTTTCAAATAAAATCTTATCTCAAATTCCTTTGGAAATCTAAAAACGAACACGCGGTGCATTCGCCATTTGTTTTCAATTTATTGACAAAGTGTTTTTATGATAAAAAGCTAAAACCAGAATATAACATACTTGAAAAGTATAGAAAATCGCTTTTAGAAAATCAAAACTTCATTGAAGTAACAGATTTTGGCGCGGGCTCAAGAGTCTTCAAATCAAACCGAAGACAAATTTCGAAAATTGCAAAAACCGCTGGAATTTCATCAAAACGTGCTGAATTATTGTTTCGTGTTGCGAATTATTTTCAACCAAAAAATGTTCTGGAAATTGGAACTTCGTTAGGATTAGCAACTGCTGCTTTGGCCCTCGGATCCCAAAGCCTCGGAACAAAAGGAAAAGTAATTACAATTGAAGGTTGTCCAAATACAGCAAATATTGCCCAAAATCAATTGAATGAATTCGATTGTAATAATGTCGAAAGTGTAATTTCGGAATTTGAATCTTTTTTAATTTCAGAAAATCTTCAATCTTCTATTTACGATTTAATTTATTTTGATGGAAACCATTCTAAAAATGCAACTTTAGAATATTTTGAGCTTTTGCTCCCAACAATCAACAACGATTCGGTTTGGATTTTTGATGATATTCATTGGTCAGAAGATATGGAAGAAGCTTGGGAAATGATCAAAAATCATCCAAAAGTAAAAGTTACAATTGATACTTTTCAATGGGGATTTGTTTTCTTTAGACACGAACAGCCAAAAGAACATTTTATAATAAGAGCATAA
- a CDS encoding DUF6565 domain-containing protein, whose protein sequence is MKSIKIAAGITLLVLGLASCKDEKQEKAQRTIESYVVYVDSVKNIKSDELKANWESVDAEYNRRAENAQLALADLKDNTAETARINASKVKYEDFKNEMTVALAPPPAPSPKQQLRNALFGEGKIGDDMSFAWVNAQNIHSVYQQFVHTVEDNKDRYSREDWDEIKVLYEALDSRKNTVEKEGLTAEDNRKIAGLKIKFAPMYKINRMGAKAEENRDAKK, encoded by the coding sequence ATGAAAAGCATAAAAATAGCCGCAGGAATTACATTACTAGTATTAGGGTTAGCATCTTGTAAAGATGAAAAACAAGAAAAAGCACAAAGGACCATTGAGTCATATGTAGTGTATGTTGATTCGGTAAAAAATATCAAATCAGATGAGTTGAAAGCAAACTGGGAAAGTGTTGATGCCGAATATAACAGAAGAGCTGAAAACGCACAGTTAGCTTTGGCAGATTTAAAAGATAATACTGCTGAAACTGCAAGAATAAATGCAAGCAAAGTCAAATATGAAGATTTTAAAAATGAAATGACAGTTGCTTTGGCACCACCGCCAGCTCCAAGCCCGAAACAGCAATTGCGAAATGCTTTGTTTGGAGAAGGGAAAATTGGAGACGATATGAGTTTTGCTTGGGTAAATGCCCAAAATATTCACAGCGTATATCAGCAATTTGTTCATACGGTTGAAGACAATAAAGATCGTTATTCCAGAGAAGACTGGGATGAAATTAAGGTATTGTATGAAGCCTTAGACAGCCGAAAAAATACGGTTGAAAAAGAAGGTTTGACAGCTGAAGACAATAGAAAGATTGCTGGCTTGAAAATTAAATTTGCACCAATGTATAAAATAAACAGAATGGGCGCAAAAGCAGAAGAAAATAGAGACGCTAAAAAATAG
- a CDS encoding ABC transporter ATP-binding protein, translated as MANPLIKITDIKRNFTLGNEIVYVLKGIDLEINKGEYVALMGPSGSGKSTLMNLLGCLDTPTSGRYILNEKDVSQMRDDELAEIRNKEIGFVFQTFNLLPRTTALDNVALPMIYAGYGKSERIARATEVLAQVNLADRMDHQPNQLSGGQRQRVAVARALVNKPSIILADEPTGNLDSKTSVEIMKLFGDIHAQGNTVILVTHEEDIAAYAHRVIRLRDGLIESDTSK; from the coding sequence ATGGCAAATCCATTAATTAAAATAACCGACATAAAACGAAATTTTACGCTTGGCAATGAAATCGTTTATGTTTTAAAAGGAATTGATCTCGAAATAAACAAAGGCGAATATGTTGCTTTAATGGGACCTTCCGGATCTGGAAAATCAACATTGATGAATTTATTAGGTTGTTTAGACACTCCAACTTCTGGACGATATATTTTGAATGAAAAAGATGTCAGCCAAATGCGAGATGATGAATTAGCCGAAATCAGAAACAAAGAAATTGGTTTTGTTTTCCAGACTTTTAATCTTTTGCCTAGAACAACTGCTCTTGATAACGTTGCACTTCCAATGATTTATGCCGGTTACGGAAAATCTGAAAGAATTGCACGCGCTACAGAAGTATTAGCACAAGTTAATCTTGCAGACAGAATGGATCATCAGCCGAATCAGCTTTCTGGAGGACAGCGCCAGCGTGTTGCTGTTGCTCGCGCATTGGTCAACAAACCTTCTATAATTTTAGCCGATGAGCCAACAGGAAACTTAGACAGTAAAACGTCTGTAGAAATCATGAAACTTTTTGGAGATATTCATGCGCAAGGAAACACTGTCATTCTTGTAACGCACGAAGAAGATATTGCGGCTTATGCGCACAGAGTTATTCGTTTAAGAGATGGTTTAATTGAAAGCGACACGAGTAAATAA
- a CDS encoding cob(I)yrinic acid a,c-diamide adenosyltransferase, with the protein MKVYTKTGDKGTTALFGGTRVPKDHIRIDSYGTVDELNSYIGLIRDQEMNPHYKTILIEIQDRLFTVGAILATPQEKEVLKNGKLRLENLGIIDSDIELLENEIDTMEESLPPMTHFVLPGGHPTVSHCHIARCICRRAERLAVHLSHNEHVPEIAIQYLNRLSDYLFVLARKLSFDLKAEEVKWIPRK; encoded by the coding sequence ATGAAAGTATATACAAAAACAGGCGATAAAGGAACAACAGCGCTTTTTGGAGGCACACGCGTTCCTAAAGATCATATCCGAATTGACAGTTACGGAACTGTTGACGAATTGAATTCTTACATCGGATTAATTCGTGATCAGGAAATGAATCCGCATTACAAAACCATTTTAATCGAAATTCAGGATCGTCTTTTTACTGTTGGTGCCATTTTGGCAACACCACAAGAAAAAGAAGTCTTAAAAAATGGCAAACTTCGATTAGAAAATCTTGGAATTATCGATTCAGATATTGAATTGCTCGAAAACGAAATAGATACAATGGAAGAAAGCCTTCCGCCAATGACTCATTTTGTTTTGCCAGGCGGTCATCCAACTGTGTCACATTGTCATATAGCACGTTGTATTTGTCGTAGAGCAGAACGTTTGGCAGTTCATTTAAGCCATAATGAACACGTTCCTGAAATAGCAATCCAGTACTTAAACCGACTTTCTGACTATCTTTTTGTCTTGGCACGGAAGTTGTCGTTTGACTTAAAAGCGGAGGAAGTGAAATGGATACCGCGTAAGTAA
- a CDS encoding DUF2795 domain-containing protein encodes MYWTLELASYLSDAPWPANKDELIDYAIRAGAPLEVVENLQSIEDEGEIYESMEEIWPDYPTDEDYLWNEDEY; translated from the coding sequence ATGTATTGGACATTAGAATTAGCATCTTATTTAAGTGATGCGCCATGGCCTGCTAACAAAGATGAACTTATTGACTACGCTATTAGAGCTGGTGCTCCATTAGAAGTAGTAGAAAACCTTCAGTCAATCGAGGATGAAGGCGAGATATATGAATCAATGGAAGAAATTTGGCCAGATTATCCAACAGACGAAGATTATCTTTGGAATGAGGATGAATATTAA
- the secA gene encoding preprotein translocase subunit SecA: MSFINSIIKVFVGDKSQKDVKALQPYLNKIKTFEAPLMSLSNDELRERTVYFKDRIKEARADKDAKIASLKAEVENIEDIDKREDIYDAIDALEKEAYEISEKTLLEILPEAFSVVKETARRFKENSHIEVTATAKDREFSAAKSYITIEGDKAIWANKWNAAGKDITWDMIHYDVQLIGGMVLHEGKVAEMQTGEGKTLVATLPLYLNALTGNGVHLVTVNDYLAKRDSTWKAPLFEFHGLSVDCIDNHQPSTEARKKAYDADITYGTNNEFGFDYLRDNMAHSPSDLVQRKHNFAIVDEVDSVLIDDARTPLIISGPVPQGDRHEFNELKPKIENLVAQQRQLANGFLAEAKKLIKEGNTKEGGFQLLRAYRSLPKNKALIKFLSEEGIKQLLQKTENQYMQDNNREMHKVDEALYFVIEEKNNQVELTDNGIKYLSGDTDADFFVLPDIGTEIAAIEKQKLDKDAEAEAKERLFQDFGVKSERIHTLTQLLKAYALFEKDVEYVIMDNKILIVDEQTGRIMDGRRYSDGLHQAIEAKENVKIEAATQTFATVTLQNYFRMYSKLAGMTGTAVTEAGELWQIYKLDVVEIPTNKGIARIDKEDYIYKTTREKFNAVIEDVTELSQAGRPVLIGTTSVEISELLSRMLKMRGIQHNVLNAKMHKQEAQIVEEAGKAGVVTIATNMAGRGTDIKLSPEVKAAGGLAIVGTERHDSRRVDRQLRGRSGRQGDPGSSQFYVSLEDNLMRLFGSERVAKVMDRMGLKEGEVIQHSMMTKSIERAQKKVEENNFGVRKRLLEYDDVMNSQREVVYKRRRHALFGERLKLDIANMLYDTCELIVSNNKVTNDFKGFEFDLIRYFGITSPISEADFTKLNDIEVTGKVYKEALAFYTEKTERSAREAFPIIKGVFEEPNNHFERIVVPFTDGIKTLNVVTDLKKAYESQGAQLIADFEKNITLSIVDEAWKKHLRKMDELKQSVQLAVHEQKDPLLIYKLEAFNLFRGMLDNVNKEVISFLFKGDLPAQNVPEIHEAREVRQQENLQLSKDEIPNSESMNREAGETQQRQVTETIVRDMPKINRNDTVTVQEVATGKTEEMKFKKAEALLASGTWVLVK; this comes from the coding sequence ATGAGTTTCATAAACAGTATTATTAAAGTCTTTGTAGGTGATAAATCACAGAAAGATGTCAAAGCTTTACAACCTTATTTAAATAAAATCAAAACATTCGAAGCTCCATTAATGAGTCTTTCAAACGACGAATTAAGAGAAAGAACCGTTTATTTTAAAGACAGAATTAAAGAAGCTAGAGCTGATAAAGATGCTAAAATCGCTTCACTAAAAGCTGAAGTAGAAAACATCGAAGACATCGATAAAAGAGAAGATATTTATGATGCTATAGATGCTCTTGAAAAAGAAGCTTATGAAATCTCTGAAAAAACTTTATTGGAAATTCTTCCAGAGGCGTTTTCTGTAGTTAAAGAAACGGCTCGTCGTTTTAAAGAAAACTCACATATCGAGGTAACTGCAACTGCAAAAGACCGCGAATTCTCAGCAGCAAAATCATACATTACTATTGAAGGCGACAAAGCAATTTGGGCCAACAAATGGAATGCTGCGGGAAAAGATATCACTTGGGATATGATTCACTATGATGTTCAGTTGATTGGTGGTATGGTATTGCACGAAGGTAAAGTTGCCGAAATGCAAACGGGAGAAGGTAAAACTTTGGTTGCTACGCTTCCTCTTTACTTAAACGCTTTGACTGGAAACGGAGTTCACTTGGTAACGGTGAACGACTACTTGGCAAAACGTGATAGTACATGGAAAGCGCCTTTATTCGAATTCCACGGTTTATCTGTTGACTGTATCGACAATCACCAGCCAAGTACAGAAGCTAGAAAAAAAGCTTACGACGCTGATATCACTTACGGAACTAACAACGAGTTTGGTTTCGACTACTTAAGAGATAACATGGCACACTCGCCTAGCGATTTAGTTCAAAGAAAACACAATTTTGCCATTGTCGACGAGGTTGACTCTGTATTAATTGATGATGCTAGAACGCCACTTATCATTTCGGGACCAGTTCCTCAAGGAGATCGTCATGAATTCAACGAATTGAAACCAAAAATCGAAAACTTAGTTGCACAACAACGTCAGTTAGCGAATGGTTTCTTGGCGGAAGCTAAAAAATTGATCAAAGAAGGTAATACTAAAGAGGGAGGTTTCCAATTATTAAGAGCCTATAGAAGTTTACCTAAAAATAAAGCATTAATTAAATTTTTAAGTGAAGAAGGAATCAAACAATTGCTTCAAAAAACTGAAAATCAATATATGCAAGACAACAATCGCGAAATGCATAAAGTGGATGAAGCTTTGTATTTTGTGATTGAAGAAAAAAACAATCAAGTAGAATTAACAGACAACGGTATTAAATACCTTTCTGGAGATACTGATGCCGATTTCTTCGTTTTACCAGACATCGGAACTGAAATCGCTGCGATTGAAAAACAAAAATTAGACAAAGACGCTGAAGCTGAAGCTAAAGAAAGATTATTCCAAGATTTTGGTGTAAAAAGCGAGCGTATTCATACGTTAACGCAACTTTTAAAAGCATATGCTTTATTTGAAAAAGATGTTGAGTACGTTATCATGGACAACAAAATTTTAATTGTCGATGAGCAAACAGGTCGTATCATGGATGGACGTCGTTACTCAGACGGTCTTCACCAAGCGATCGAAGCAAAAGAAAATGTAAAAATCGAAGCTGCAACTCAAACTTTTGCAACGGTTACATTACAAAACTATTTCAGAATGTACAGCAAATTGGCAGGTATGACCGGTACTGCTGTTACAGAAGCTGGTGAGTTATGGCAAATTTATAAATTGGATGTTGTTGAAATTCCAACAAACAAAGGAATTGCGAGAATTGACAAAGAAGATTACATCTACAAAACAACTCGTGAGAAATTCAATGCAGTAATCGAAGATGTAACAGAATTATCACAAGCAGGAAGACCGGTATTGATTGGAACAACTTCTGTAGAGATTTCAGAATTATTAAGCCGTATGCTTAAAATGAGAGGAATTCAACACAACGTATTGAATGCCAAAATGCACAAGCAAGAGGCACAAATCGTCGAAGAAGCTGGTAAAGCTGGAGTTGTAACTATTGCAACAAACATGGCTGGTCGTGGTACCGATATTAAATTGTCTCCTGAAGTAAAAGCTGCAGGAGGTTTAGCAATCGTTGGTACTGAACGTCATGATTCTCGTCGTGTTGACAGACAGTTACGTGGTCGTTCTGGTCGTCAAGGAGATCCAGGAAGTTCTCAATTTTATGTTTCTCTTGAAGATAACTTAATGCGTTTATTCGGTTCTGAAAGAGTTGCGAAAGTAATGGACAGAATGGGATTAAAAGAAGGTGAAGTTATTCAGCATTCTATGATGACTAAATCTATCGAACGTGCTCAGAAAAAAGTAGAAGAAAACAACTTTGGTGTTCGTAAACGTTTATTAGAGTATGATGACGTAATGAACTCTCAACGTGAAGTAGTTTACAAACGTCGTCGTCACGCATTGTTTGGTGAGCGTTTGAAATTGGATATCGCGAATATGCTTTATGATACTTGCGAATTAATTGTAAGCAACAATAAAGTAACAAACGATTTCAAAGGATTTGAATTTGATTTAATTCGTTATTTCGGAATCACATCTCCAATTTCTGAAGCCGATTTCACAAAATTAAATGATATTGAAGTTACTGGAAAAGTATACAAAGAAGCTTTAGCATTCTATACTGAAAAAACAGAAAGAAGCGCAAGAGAAGCTTTCCCAATCATTAAAGGTGTTTTTGAAGAACCAAACAATCATTTCGAAAGAATTGTAGTTCCTTTCACTGACGGAATCAAAACTTTGAATGTAGTTACGGATTTGAAAAAAGCATACGAAAGCCAAGGTGCTCAATTGATTGCTGATTTTGAGAAAAACATCACATTATCAATTGTTGATGAAGCTTGGAAAAAACACTTACGCAAAATGGACGAATTGAAACAATCTGTTCAATTGGCTGTTCACGAGCAAAAAGATCCATTGCTTATCTACAAATTAGAAGCTTTCAATTTGTTTAGAGGAATGTTGGACAACGTTAACAAAGAAGTTATTTCATTCTTATTCAAAGGTGATTTACCAGCTCAAAACGTTCCTGAAATTCACGAAGCAAGAGAAGTTCGTCAACAAGAAAACTTGCAATTAAGCAAAGACGAAATTCCAAACAGCGAAAGTATGAACCGTGAGGCTGGAGAAACACAGCAACGTCAAGTTACTGAAACTATCGTTAGAGATATGCCAAAAATCAACAGAAATGATACAGTTACTGTTCAAGAAGTTGCAACTGGAAAAACGGAAGAAATGAAATTCAAAAAAGCAGAAGCTTTATTAGCTTCAGGCACTTGGGTTTTAGTTAAATAA
- a CDS encoding IS3 family transposase (programmed frameshift) encodes MSLTREVFKRIVPDCTYSEAFKKQVVKEFELGLFCKADLRRRYQIRSHSCIDSWLRKYGKFTYLEKLTLGRPMKDPQSQRIKELEAQLAKKEQELLVFKKFIEIAERELKIEIGKKVWFQAVQEINRIYRVSPCEICRLFGYSKQAYYKRKSHLLKSIPDKVHLKSLVMSVRQKLPKTGGRKLHYMLKDDLKRHQIKIGRDKLFDFLRDEYLLVPKARRYYKTTNSRHWMRKYPNLIKEIKLNEPEQVWVADITYLRTKEQTYYLHLITDAYSKKIVGYNLSDNLMASSTLEALKMAVGNRKYSRNLIHHSDRGLQYCSKEYTEYLSQSKILISMTQNYDPYENAVAERVNGILKEEFGLSEIFEDFENLKKQALESILFYNQIRVHLSINMLTPNQAHLQNQIKLKRWKKTNRNKNNSVPI; translated from the exons ATGTCACTAACAAGAGAAGTATTTAAAAGAATTGTGCCTGATTGCACTTACAGTGAGGCATTCAAAAAACAGGTTGTAAAAGAATTTGAACTGGGATTATTTTGCAAGGCAGATCTTCGCCGTCGTTACCAAATCAGAAGTCATAGCTGTATCGACAGTTGGTTAAGAAAATATGGTAAATTTACATATCTGGAAAAACTAACACTGGGACGACCTATGAAAGATCCTCAATCTCAACGCATCAAAGAACTCGAAGCTCAATTAGCTAAGAAAGAGCAAGAATTATTGGTCTTTAAAAAGTTTATTGAAATAGCCGAACGCGAGCTAAAAATCGAGATTG GTAAAAAAGTCTGGTTCCAAGCAGTCCAAGAAATAAATCGTATATACAGGGTTAGTCCTTGTGAAATATGTCGATTGTTTGGATACAGTAAACAAGCTTATTACAAACGAAAATCACATCTATTAAAGTCAATTCCCGACAAAGTACATCTCAAATCTTTGGTAATGTCGGTTCGTCAAAAGCTGCCAAAAACCGGTGGCAGAAAACTGCATTATATGCTGAAAGATGATTTAAAAAGACATCAAATAAAGATTGGCAGAGATAAATTGTTTGATTTTTTACGTGATGAATATTTATTAGTCCCTAAAGCTAGAAGATATTACAAGACAACAAATTCAAGACATTGGATGCGTAAATATCCAAATTTAATAAAAGAAATCAAGCTCAATGAGCCTGAGCAGGTTTGGGTTGCTGATATTACTTATCTAAGAACTAAAGAACAAACATATTACCTGCATTTGATAACAGATGCATACTCGAAGAAAATTGTAGGTTATAATTTATCGGATAATTTAATGGCTTCTTCTACATTAGAAGCTTTAAAGATGGCTGTCGGTAATAGGAAATACAGCAGAAATCTCATACATCATTCAGATAGAGGTCTTCAATATTGCAGCAAAGAGTACACGGAATATTTATCTCAAAGCAAGATTCTGATAAGTATGACACAAAACTATGATCCATATGAAAATGCAGTTGCAGAAAGAGTAAATGGTATTTTAAAAGAAGAATTTGGATTATCTGAAATCTTTGAAGATTTTGAAAATCTGAAAAAGCAAGCTCTAGAATCTATTTTATTTTATAATCAAATAAGAGTGCATTTATCAATAAATATGCTGACTCCAAATCAAGCACATTTACAAAATCAAATCAAACTCAAAAGATGGAAAAAAACAAATCGGAACAAAAATAATTCTGTTCCGATTTAA
- a CDS encoding TonB-dependent receptor, translated as MKKIYFTLLIIGQCVFAQNKTAQDTTKSHELENVFVTANRTATLRKETPVAISKLTAKTINDAKATAVYEIINKTPGVLMVNLGNEQHMMSIRQPMTTNAYYLYLEDGLPIRPMGIFNHNALLEINQYNLQSIEVVKGPVSSLYGPEAVGGTINLISIKPPVDPEFKFGIQADNYGYRRFQAAGGATIGKVGFHIAGISSLQKNGWMTYSDYNKNNLNARIDYNISPSTRLISNTMYGKYYSDMSGTVNEDDFNNRTYKSTSDFTYRKSDALRTRLTLEHDWNENSSSYINAYLRDNKLGQNPSYGIKWSPTVNPTTAKGEVNSNNFKSYGAIGQHTQKFDFLNTKIVAGALYDYSPVTYWSYVIDLKANLNPGQPGKQTVNSYEIIAEHPDSKLSDYTADIFNTAGYAQISFNPIEKLVVTVGGRYDNMKVNYDNAIDLSTGSKVYDKFTFKAGANYNPFEFAGFYGNYSQGFAPPGITSIFRAKPGTGGTSGVPAEFYYNLKPADFDNYEVGGWLSFFQNKLNFDYAFYYMEGKNELLNIKLTDNSTDYRSAGETRHKGIEFGASYRPSKQFNIRLGGTYAQHTYIDFKLSDKPSDPIQDLNGKEMPSAPKWSGNSEVSYYPNWLPNLRTSIEWQLVGSYYQDQINTVKYDGYNIFNARIGYQWKKIEIYGNVLNLTDKLYAYNVTRTNVANAQPTYTAAAPRTFVFGIQYNFSLKK; from the coding sequence ATGAAAAAAATATACTTTACCCTATTGATCATAGGGCAATGTGTTTTTGCGCAAAACAAAACAGCACAAGACACAACAAAATCGCATGAACTTGAAAATGTTTTTGTAACCGCTAATCGTACGGCAACTTTGAGAAAAGAAACTCCAGTTGCAATCAGTAAATTAACCGCCAAAACTATCAACGATGCCAAGGCTACAGCAGTTTACGAAATCATAAATAAAACTCCGGGTGTTTTGATGGTAAATCTAGGAAACGAACAACACATGATGTCTATTCGACAACCTATGACCACAAATGCCTATTATTTATATTTGGAAGACGGATTGCCAATTCGCCCGATGGGAATTTTCAATCACAATGCTTTATTAGAAATAAACCAATATAATTTACAAAGTATTGAAGTTGTAAAAGGTCCTGTTTCTTCATTATACGGGCCAGAAGCTGTTGGCGGAACTATCAATTTAATTTCGATAAAACCTCCTGTTGATCCTGAGTTTAAATTCGGAATTCAGGCTGATAATTATGGATACAGAAGATTCCAGGCGGCCGGCGGTGCAACAATTGGAAAAGTTGGTTTTCATATTGCAGGAATTTCAAGTTTGCAAAAAAATGGCTGGATGACCTATTCTGATTATAACAAAAATAATTTGAATGCGAGAATTGATTACAACATTTCTCCTTCTACCCGATTGATCAGTAATACCATGTACGGAAAATATTATTCAGATATGAGTGGCACGGTCAACGAAGACGATTTTAATAATAGAACTTATAAAAGCACTTCCGATTTCACTTATAGAAAATCTGACGCTTTACGAACTCGTTTAACATTAGAACACGATTGGAACGAAAATTCAAGCAGTTACATCAACGCATATTTGCGCGACAATAAATTAGGCCAAAATCCGTCATACGGAATCAAATGGAGTCCGACAGTAAATCCGACAACAGCCAAAGGTGAAGTAAATTCAAACAACTTCAAAAGTTATGGCGCAATTGGGCAACACACTCAAAAATTTGATTTCTTGAACACTAAAATTGTTGCTGGCGCTTTGTACGATTATTCTCCGGTAACTTATTGGTCGTATGTTATTGATTTAAAAGCCAATTTGAATCCGGGACAACCAGGAAAACAAACTGTAAATTCGTATGAAATCATTGCTGAACACCCTGATTCTAAACTTTCAGATTATACGGCAGATATTTTCAACACGGCCGGTTATGCACAAATCAGTTTTAACCCAATCGAAAAATTAGTTGTTACTGTTGGTGGCCGATATGACAATATGAAAGTGAATTATGACAATGCTATTGACCTTTCTACAGGAAGCAAAGTTTATGACAAATTTACTTTTAAGGCTGGAGCAAATTACAATCCATTTGAATTTGCTGGTTTTTACGGCAATTACTCTCAAGGTTTTGCACCTCCGGGAATTACTTCCATTTTTAGAGCTAAACCGGGAACTGGAGGAACATCGGGCGTTCCTGCCGAGTTTTATTACAACCTTAAACCAGCAGATTTCGACAATTATGAAGTTGGCGGATGGCTATCATTCTTCCAAAACAAATTAAATTTTGATTATGCTTTTTATTATATGGAAGGCAAAAATGAGTTGCTAAACATCAAACTTACAGACAATTCAACCGATTATCGCTCGGCTGGAGAAACCCGTCACAAAGGAATTGAGTTTGGCGCTTCGTACAGACCGTCAAAACAATTCAACATTCGTCTTGGTGGCACTTATGCACAACATACTTATATCGATTTTAAACTTTCGGACAAACCATCAGATCCGATTCAGGATTTAAACGGAAAAGAAATGCCTTCAGCTCCAAAATGGTCAGGGAATTCAGAAGTAAGTTATTATCCAAACTGGCTTCCAAATCTAAGAACTTCAATCGAATGGCAACTCGTAGGAAGTTATTATCAAGATCAAATCAATACGGTAAAATACGATGGCTACAATATTTTCAATGCTAGAATTGGTTACCAATGGAAAAAAATTGAGATTTATGGAAACGTACTAAATCTTACTGACAAATTATACGCTTACAATGTTACAAGAACCAATGTTGCCAATGCTCAGCCTACTTATACTGCTGCCGCACCAAGAACTTTTGTATTCGGAATTCAATATAATTTTTCATTAAAAAAATAA